Proteins encoded by one window of Sus scrofa isolate TJ Tabasco breed Duroc chromosome 12, Sscrofa11.1, whole genome shotgun sequence:
- the LOC100626206 gene encoding LOW QUALITY PROTEIN: ATP-binding cassette sub-family A member 10 (The sequence of the model RefSeq protein was modified relative to this genomic sequence to represent the inferred CDS: inserted 3 bases in 3 codons; deleted 1 base in 1 codon; substituted 2 bases at 2 genomic stop codons), with protein sequence MIKKEISVCQQTQALLYKNLLKKWRMKKESLLEWTVALLLVLSLCTFREIFKANHFPEQPPRVLGHVDEFNDSDPEVVAYTPVTHMTQRIMNKMAMASFMTGRTIIGTPDEDTMDRVFPKNDSEMVGIVFTDTFLYRLKFPWGHRTPDIGEHFEYSEHXWAVYDEIFCPLATYWQRGFVAFPTAMNAAIIEVTTNHSVMEELTSVIGINMRXPPFISRQETVNEWFIFICVVCFSPFVHVASLNMTKERKKCKKLMTLMGLRESAFWLSWALMDAGFIIIISAFMALVITLVQIIVITGFMVIVALFILYGLSVIALAFLLNVLVRKLIPAGLVGFLFTVFWGCLEFTALYTQLPSPLKWAFGPFSPFAFTAGMAQILHRAYYVNGVVFPDPSGESYMMIMTFFILAFDTFLYLMLTLYFERVLPDEDSHRLPLLFFLKSSLWSPNQNTHREVFENEMNPEHSSGDAFEPVSPELHGKEAVRIRNVKKEYNEKPERVKALQGAFLDICEGQVPAILGHGGAGKSTLLNILSGLTVCEQGSAAIYNTQLSEIMSTEEIRKNTGFCPQFNIQFDFLTVRENLRLFAKIKGIQPKEVEQEVKRVIMELDIQNFQDVVAERLSGGQKRKLTFGIAILGDPQVLLLDEPTAGLDPFSRHRVWNFLKERKTDHVILFCTQFMDEADLLADRKVFLSKGKLKCAGSSLFLKRKWGIGYHLSLHRNEMCGTEGTTSLVRRHVSDAKLTAESEDKLVYGLPLERTDKFPGLCRDLEESSDQGIMNFDVSMTTLSEVFLNLKGESAVDEPGMCASLANQRMLINILRTHSVIRCRLLLLCNNNNHLKRLEGYHVPAATVLSCWVTESLTPVNNVTMPGRHRRGREAECLEMKYGRETMRKDPVFRISPRRRENHPNPEEPEDEDEDVQVERTRTASALTPSNLDEKPVIMASCLHKEYKEKKXSCFXTRKKKIAIQNVSFCVNKGGVLGLLGHHGAGKSISIKMVTGDTKPAAGVVVLHGSGTALKQQEGGVMGFLGYCPQENSLWPDLTMREHLELYAAVKGLGTEDAALSVSRLVDALKLQDQLKLPTKASSEGIKRKLCFALSILGNPSLVLLDEPSTGMDPEGQQQVWQAIQAAVKYTERGALLTTHYMAEAEAVCDHVAIVASGRLRCIGPIQHLKSKFGKDCLLEVKVKELIQXEPLHTEILKLFPQAARQGRSSSAMAYKLPAENVRPLSQAFSKLEAVKQTFDLEEYSLSQATLEQVFLELPKEQEWGNFDDEVDTTVRWKLLPQEEP encoded by the exons GAAGGACAATCATTGGGACTCCTGATGAAGACACCATGGACAGAGTATTTCCAAAAAACGACTCTGAAATGGTGGGAATTGTGTTCACTGACACTTTCTTATATCGGCTAAAGTTCCCGTGGGGGCATCGAACCCCAGATATCGGAGAACACTTTGAATACTCAG AACACTGATGGGCTGTGTATGATGAAATTTTTTGTCCCTTGGCAACGTACTGGCAAAGAGGGTTTGTGGCTTTTCCAACTGCAATGAATGCTGCAATTATAGAA GTCACAACTAATCATTCCGTGATGGAAGAGTTGACATCAGTGATTGGAATAAATATGA AACCCCCTTTCATTTCTCGGCAAGAAACTGTAAatgaatggtttatttttatttgtgtagtTTGTTTCTCCCCTTTTGTGCACGTTGCATCATTAAAcatgacaaaggaaagaaaaaaatgtaagaaactgATGACACTGATGGGCCTCCGAGAGTCAGCATTCTG GCTCTCTTGGGCATTGATGGACGCTGgcttcatcatcatcatatccGCTTTTATGGCTCTGGTCATAACACTTGTCCAAATTATAGTCATTACTGGCTTCATGGTGATAGTCGCACTCTTTATCCTATATGGCCTGTCTGTG atAGCACTGGCTTTCCTTCTGAACGTGTTGGTAAGGAAACTGATTCCTGCGGGTTTGGTTGGGTTTCTCTTCACCGTGTTTTGGGGGTGTCTCGAGTTCACTGCACTGTACACACAGCTTCCTTCACCGCTGAAGTGGGCCTTCGGTCCTTTCAGCCCTTTTGCCTTCACTGCTGGAATGGCTCAG ATTTTACACCGGGCTTATTACGTGAATGGTGTTGTTTTTCCTGATCCTTCTGGAGAGTCATATATGATGATaatgacttttttcattttggcatTTGACACTTTTCTCTATTTGATGTTAACATTATATTTTGAGCGTGTTTTGCCTG ATGAAGACAGCCACCGGCTTCCACTGTTGTTTTTCCTGAAGTCTTCATTGTGGTCCCCAAATCAAAATACTCATCGTGAAGTCTTCGAGAATGAAATGAATCCTGAGCATTCCTCTGGTGATGCTTTTGAACCAGTGTCTCCAGAGCTCCATGGAAAAGAAGCCGTGAG aatcagaaatgttaaaaaggaatataatgaAAAGCCTGAAAGAGTAAAAGCGTTGCAAG GCGCGTTTCTTGACATATGTGAAGGACAGGTCCCTGCAATACTTGGACATGGTGGAGCTGGT AAATCGACACTGCTCAACATTCTTAGTGGTTTGACTGTTTGTGAGCA agGATCAGCCGCTATCTATAATACCCAGCTCTCTGAAATAATGAGCacagaagaaatcagaaagaacACTGGATTTTGTCCACAATTCAATATTCAATTTGATTTTCTTACTGTGAGAGAAAATCTCAGGCTATTTGCTAAAATAAAAGGGATTCAGCCAAAAGAAGTGGAACAGGAG GTAAAAAGAGTTATAATGGAATTAGATATACAGAACTTTCAAGATGTCGTTGCTGAAAGATTAAGTGGTggacagaagagaaaactaacaTTTGGGATTGCCATTTTAGGAGATCCTCAG GTTTTGCTGCTGGACGAACCAACTGCTGGACTAGATCCTTTTTCAAGGCACCGGGTGTGGAACTTCCTGAAGGAGCGGAAAACAGACCACGTGATTCTTTTTTGTACCCAGTTCATGGATGAGGCTGACCTCTTGGCTG atAGGAAAGTGTTTCTGTCTAAAGGGAAGCTGAAGTGTGCGGGGTCGTCTTTGTTTCTGAAGCGAAAATGGGGCATTGGATATCATTTAAG TTTACACAGGAACGAAATGTGCGGTACGGAGGGGACCACGTCCCTCGTTAGACGCCACGTCTCTGACGCCAAGTTAACAGCGGAAAGTGAAGACAAACTTGTGTATGGTTTGCCTTTGGAGAGAACAGACAAATTTCCAG GTCTTTGCAGAGACCTTGAAGAGTCGTCTGACCAGGGCATAATGAATTTTGATGTTTCCATGACAACTCTGAGTGAAGTATTCCTGAATCTAAAAGGCGAATCAGCAGTTGATGAGCCAG GGATGTGTGCCTCCTTAGCTAACCAACGAATGCTAATTAACATCTTGAGGACACATAGTGTAATCAGATGTCGTCTTCTCTTactttgtaataataataatcatctgAAGAGATTAGAAGGCTACCATGTACCAGCAGCCACTGTGCTCAGCTGTTGGGTCACAGAGTCCTTAACTCCCGTGAATAACGTCACGATGCCGGGGAGACACcggagagggagagaggctga GTGTCTGGAAATGAAGTATGGCAGAGAAACAATGAGGAAAGATCCAGTTTTCAG aaTCTCTCCAAGAAGACGGGAAAATCATCCGAATCCGGAAGAGCCAGAAGACGAAGATGAAGATGTTCAAGTTGAAAGAACCAGAACAGCCAGTGCACTCACTCCCTCAAACTTGGATGAG AAACCAGTAATAATGGCCAGCTGCTTACACAaggaatataaagagaaaaagtaaagttGCT caacaagaaagaagaaaattgccattcaaaatgtttctttctgtGTGAACAAAG GTGGTGTGTTGGGATTGCTGGGCCACCATGGAGCTGGGAAGAGTATTTCTATTAAAATGGTAACTGGAGACACAAAGCCAGCTGCAGGAGTG GTGGTTCTACATGGCAGTGGAACAGCTCTGAAGCAACAGGAAGGTGGTGTCATGGGGTTTCTGGGGTACTGTCCACAGGAGAACTCGCTGTGGCCCGATCTTACGATGAGAGAACACCTGGAGTTATATGCTGCAGTGAAAGGACTGGGCACAGAGGATGCTGCTCTTAGTGTTTCAAG GTTGGTGGATGCGCTCAAGCTGCAGGACCAGCTGAAGCTCCCCACGAAGGCCTCGTCCGAGGGAATAAAGAGGAAG CTGTGCTTCGCGCTGAGCATCCTGGGAAACCCGTCGCTGGTGCTTCTGGACGAGCCATCCACGGGCATGGACCCCGAGGGGCAGCAGCAGGTGTG GCAGGCAATTCAGGCCGCTGTTAAGTACACGGAGAGGGGCGCCCTCCTGACCACGCATTACATGGCGGAGGCCGAGGCCGTGTGTGACCACGTGGCCATCGTGGCGTCCGGAAGGCTGAG GTGCATTGGTCCCATTCAACATCTGAAAAGCAAGTTTGGTAAAGACTGTCTACTGGAAGTGAAGGTGAAGGAACTCATTC GGGAGCCTCTCCACACAGAGATCCTGAAACTCTTCCCCCAGGCTGCTCGGCAGGGAAG aTCTTCCTCTGCGATGGCATATAAATTACCTGCGGAAAATGTTCGTCCTCTTTCTCAGGCCTTTTCCAAATTAGAGGCAG TGAAACAGACCTTCGACCTGGAAGAATATAGCCTCTCTCAGGCTACCTTGGAACAG GTGTTCTTAGAACTCCCCAAAGAGCAGGAGTGGGGAAATTTTGATGATGAAGTTGATACAACAGTTAGATGGAAGCTCCTCCCCCAGGAAGAGCCTTAA